A region of Vicinamibacteria bacterium DNA encodes the following proteins:
- a CDS encoding [LysW]-aminoadipate kinase: MSLPVTVVKVGGGRDIDHQGVFVDMKRYLERGLRFVVVHGAHDEMDEVSRRLGKPPRTLISESGHESRYTDRETLNIFLMVYCGKVNKTLVALCHRLGINAVGLSGVDGALFGGERKKALRVVEGGRRLVVRDDLSGKIHSVNVDLLGLLLDAGYVPLVCPPALSEEREPINVDGDRAAASLAVALEAERLVILSNVPGLLRDKDDPNSLIETISSARLDEDARYAEGRMKKKTLAAAEALRGGVKEVILADARVSRPIEQALQHRGTWIR, translated from the coding sequence TCGGGGGTGGTAGGGACATCGATCATCAGGGCGTCTTCGTCGACATGAAGAGATACCTCGAGCGGGGGCTCCGCTTCGTCGTCGTGCACGGCGCGCACGACGAGATGGACGAGGTCTCCAGGCGGCTCGGAAAGCCGCCACGAACGTTGATTTCCGAATCGGGGCACGAAAGCCGGTACACCGACAGGGAAACGCTGAACATCTTCCTCATGGTCTATTGCGGCAAGGTCAACAAGACGCTCGTGGCCCTGTGTCACCGCCTGGGTATCAACGCGGTCGGCCTCTCCGGGGTCGATGGCGCGCTCTTCGGCGGCGAGCGCAAGAAGGCGCTCCGAGTGGTCGAGGGAGGAAGACGCCTCGTCGTCCGCGACGATCTCTCGGGAAAGATTCACTCGGTGAACGTCGATCTTCTGGGGTTGTTGCTCGACGCGGGATACGTGCCGCTCGTCTGCCCCCCGGCCCTGAGCGAGGAGCGAGAGCCCATCAACGTCGACGGGGATCGCGCCGCCGCGAGCCTGGCAGTGGCCCTCGAGGCCGAGAGGCTCGTCATCCTCTCCAACGTTCCGGGGCTGCTCCGCGACAAGGACGATCCCAACTCGCTCATCGAGACCATTTCGAGCGCGCGACTCGACGAAGACGCAAGATACGCGGAAGGACGCATGAAGAAGAAGACCCTGGCGGCCGCCGAAGCGCTTCGCGGGGGTGTCAAAGAAGTCATCCTTGCCGACGCTCGTGTCAGCCGCCCCATCGAACAGGCGCTTCAGCATCGAGGCACGTGGATCCGATGA